The following are encoded in a window of Cycloclasticus pugetii PS-1 genomic DNA:
- a CDS encoding aromatic-ring-hydroxylating dioxygenase subunit beta — translation MKTQVVDFDTWNLLSGVLYEEAAALDEQRWEDWLSLYADNCVYWVQAWDSEHELSCNPENDVSLIYMDNKSMLEDRKWRFTSGTSPASVPLPRTNHLIGNVQLVEFSGEKAVLKSHWQVASYRFRELTQIAGRSRYMLTLDNGLWKIEQRQTVLVNDQVQTTLDLYHI, via the coding sequence ATGAAAACACAAGTTGTAGATTTTGATACGTGGAACTTATTGTCCGGGGTTTTATATGAAGAAGCGGCTGCTTTAGATGAACAGCGTTGGGAAGATTGGTTGTCCTTGTATGCAGATAATTGCGTTTATTGGGTGCAAGCTTGGGATAGTGAACATGAGTTGTCATGTAATCCTGAGAATGATGTATCGCTGATCTATATGGATAACAAATCCATGCTAGAAGACCGTAAATGGCGTTTTACCAGTGGTACATCACCTGCTTCAGTGCCACTACCAAGGACTAATCACCTCATCGGAAATGTACAGCTTGTTGAATTCAGTGGTGAAAAGGCCGTATTAAAAAGCCATTGGCAAGTTGCTTCGTATAGGTTCCGAGAGCTTACCCAAATAGCTGGGCGTAGTCGATATATGCTGACGTTAGACAATGGTCTATGGAAGATCGAACAACGGCAGACAGTTCTTGTGAATGATCAGGTCCAAACAACCTTGGATTTATACCATATATAG
- a CDS encoding DUF1302 family protein, producing the protein MRTTQTIKKLIAIGLTTLVVSPSAQAIDYLNGDLRVSGFVRAQTAISTTSDKNAANTALGQQDNPDFNLNRVWGIADFDYRPSSLRNGLFDSVRLFSRVKLAYDLTEDLSGGVDSYDAFSASNNLKDRGTMMNASNDTASADIWELFVDIKKGKLWTRLGRQNIVWGESDGVRLLDIVNPLDNAWHPFEGGGELFDHRRIPLWMARFTYQLPINDMSVDFFYNPGDFVPTVQADIGSPWNVNPLPRDGVGDPADGFLVVGSPFGPTLAPGTTFIVDDDTNDWRGEDQWGIRLLGSLGGFNYTLNYLSLIDQDGVISATNTLPVFTPTPPTAPGAPVAVLPVLQNTHERLDIAGASFNWYADSLAAVFRGEMSYTFDKPFAKSASNLQFAGPVPLNPQDALGVAHRDEMKVMLGIDRPSFIFSKTRTMNISAQVIYIEREKISLDTDLNGLAARKDETQLTLNLSQPFDNDQFFVEFFGLYDIDGGYWLQPQVRWQPGNNWRVWAYYNAFGGEEERSIAVYDHADEMNIAVSYQF; encoded by the coding sequence ATGCGCACAACTCAGACTATAAAAAAGCTGATAGCAATCGGCCTGACAACGTTGGTTGTCAGTCCATCGGCACAGGCAATTGATTATCTAAACGGGGATTTACGTGTATCCGGATTCGTTCGAGCACAAACCGCTATCTCCACCACCAGTGATAAAAATGCGGCCAACACAGCATTAGGCCAACAAGATAATCCCGACTTTAACTTAAACCGCGTCTGGGGGATTGCAGACTTTGACTACCGTCCATCAAGCTTAAGAAACGGCTTGTTTGATAGCGTTCGCTTATTTTCACGGGTCAAACTGGCGTATGACCTCACCGAAGATTTAAGCGGCGGCGTCGATAGCTACGATGCCTTCTCTGCCTCCAATAACCTTAAAGATCGCGGCACGATGATGAATGCAAGCAACGACACCGCATCAGCCGATATCTGGGAACTCTTTGTCGACATTAAAAAAGGCAAATTATGGACACGGTTAGGTCGTCAAAACATCGTCTGGGGAGAATCTGATGGGGTAAGACTGTTAGATATTGTTAACCCACTGGACAATGCCTGGCACCCATTTGAAGGCGGCGGTGAGCTCTTTGATCACCGTCGTATTCCATTGTGGATGGCACGGTTTACCTACCAACTACCCATCAATGATATGAGCGTCGACTTCTTCTATAACCCCGGTGACTTTGTTCCCACAGTACAGGCGGATATCGGTTCACCTTGGAACGTAAACCCCTTACCACGTGATGGTGTTGGCGATCCGGCTGATGGGTTTTTAGTCGTAGGCAGCCCATTTGGACCCACCTTAGCACCCGGCACCACCTTCATCGTGGATGACGACACCAATGATTGGCGCGGCGAAGACCAATGGGGAATACGCTTATTAGGCTCACTAGGTGGGTTTAATTACACCTTAAATTACTTAAGCTTAATTGATCAAGATGGGGTGATTTCAGCGACCAACACACTCCCTGTTTTCACACCAACACCGCCAACAGCACCAGGTGCGCCAGTAGCCGTACTGCCCGTGCTACAAAACACCCATGAGCGCTTAGATATAGCAGGGGCTTCATTTAACTGGTATGCCGATAGCCTTGCCGCGGTGTTTAGAGGCGAAATGTCCTACACCTTTGATAAGCCGTTTGCAAAATCTGCCTCAAACCTACAGTTTGCTGGGCCTGTCCCGCTGAACCCGCAAGATGCACTCGGGGTCGCTCATCGAGATGAAATGAAAGTAATGTTAGGTATTGATCGACCTTCCTTTATTTTCTCAAAAACTAGAACGATGAACATCTCCGCTCAGGTGATCTATATCGAACGTGAAAAAATATCCCTTGATACAGATCTTAACGGATTAGCGGCTCGAAAAGATGAAACACAACTCACACTGAACTTAAGTCAGCCCTTCGACAATGATCAGTTTTTCGTTGAATTCTTTGGCTTGTATGACATAGACGGCGGTTATTGGTTACAGCCCCAAGTCAGATGGCAGCCGGGTAATAACTGGCGTGTATGGGCTTACTACAACGCCTTTGGCGGAGAAGAAGAACGCAGTATCGCCGTGTATGACCACGCTGACGAAATGAATATAGCCGTGTCATACCAGTTCTAA
- a CDS encoding DUF1329 domain-containing protein → MNINEIMKHALSALIISSASTMAFAKVPQVGDVIDASNVDQYSEYLIESAIALVKQGQVLKVTPTSEKGSLSNPEFLQITEANKGKARILDEYGTLGLEDGSPWIGGLPFPVAEKGIEVMVNYQVGNLALEGDDFGHVNGPDFPISRLTYINSDGDVYKEATMGMTQIMMTGRVAAEPKPSIPGYEDETTRRIIKFIEPYDVKGIISLDIQYRDQSKLPESYVYLPSFRRVRQVATANRTDSLAGSELTQADLSGFSDPMGLWKFKIIKKGLMLVNTRSITPTVPYPEPITLHNKFFPQPQRQMELREAYVVEAIPRYDTVYGKKIMVFDAEVYRLGDVAIYDNAGKLYKAFQQDFGVTDGNHPIPTWMVALNLQTGSGTVFGNYDMGLNLNPSVTVTEKSSMKNLAR, encoded by the coding sequence ATGAATATAAATGAAATAATGAAACATGCTTTGAGCGCACTCATTATCAGCAGTGCATCAACAATGGCATTTGCCAAGGTTCCGCAAGTCGGCGATGTGATTGATGCCAGCAATGTAGACCAATACAGCGAATACTTAATTGAATCAGCGATTGCACTTGTTAAACAAGGTCAGGTACTCAAAGTCACACCGACTTCTGAAAAAGGCTCATTAAGTAACCCGGAGTTTTTGCAAATCACTGAGGCAAACAAAGGTAAAGCCAGAATACTGGACGAATACGGGACATTGGGCCTTGAAGATGGCTCGCCATGGATCGGTGGATTGCCCTTCCCGGTTGCTGAAAAAGGTATCGAGGTGATGGTTAATTATCAGGTCGGTAACCTCGCTTTAGAGGGTGATGACTTTGGTCATGTGAATGGTCCTGATTTTCCGATTAGTCGATTAACCTATATCAATAGCGATGGTGATGTTTATAAAGAAGCGACCATGGGGATGACGCAAATCATGATGACAGGTCGAGTGGCCGCTGAACCAAAACCAAGCATTCCTGGTTATGAAGATGAAACCACAAGAAGGATTATCAAGTTTATTGAACCCTATGATGTGAAAGGTATTATTTCCTTAGATATTCAATACCGAGACCAAAGTAAGTTACCAGAATCTTATGTTTACTTACCATCGTTTAGACGGGTTCGCCAAGTGGCTACAGCGAACAGAACTGATTCGCTTGCAGGCTCAGAATTAACACAGGCAGATTTAAGTGGCTTTTCAGATCCAATGGGCCTGTGGAAATTCAAAATTATTAAAAAAGGTTTAATGTTGGTAAACACAAGGAGCATAACGCCTACGGTTCCTTATCCAGAGCCTATTACACTGCATAATAAGTTTTTCCCACAACCTCAACGTCAAATGGAATTGCGTGAAGCCTATGTAGTAGAAGCGATTCCAAGGTATGACACGGTTTATGGTAAGAAAATTATGGTATTTGATGCTGAGGTTTATCGATTGGGTGATGTGGCTATTTATGACAACGCCGGCAAACTTTATAAAGCTTTTCAGCAAGATTTTGGTGTAACAGATGGTAATCACCCCATACCAACATGGATGGTGGCACTTAACTTGCAAACAGGAAGCGGGACCGTATTTGGTAATTACGATATGGGGCTTAATTTAAACCCATCGGTCACTGTGACAGAAAAATCATCAATGAAAAACTTAGCGAGATAA
- a CDS encoding Rieske 2Fe-2S domain-containing protein, producing the protein MINFDNENDTVVDQEVVKKLKGWGNYIQAKLGFRNHWYPVGFSEDLEENKPKPIQLGGEKLLINRIDGEVFCIADTCLHRGVSFSEKIECYSKDTVTCWYHGWTYNFNDGKLCDILTDPNSQMIGTRALQTYPVEEAKGMMFVFLGDVAEGDEPPALGLDLPPWFLDEDRYVMGIGREIESNWRLGAENGFDTTHIFIHKDSSYLTARDAPIPLGFATEQKLELGIHDKDGAPKGVVDPLMGNYRPVFDANIKGESVLSSVRPEGEHSTIYQVSLWMPGILTVENHPEPDITQVEFYVPIDEKRHMYFQILSKKGVTEPEQIHRYKEEFTSLHEPLALRGFNDDDIWARKASQAFYDDDYGWLEEQLFEPDHNLIAWRKLASEHCRGIQRAPRTGAARVVAPKKE; encoded by the coding sequence ATGATAAATTTTGATAATGAAAACGATACAGTTGTAGATCAAGAGGTTGTCAAAAAACTTAAAGGTTGGGGCAATTACATCCAAGCAAAACTTGGTTTCCGTAATCATTGGTATCCGGTTGGGTTTAGTGAAGATTTAGAAGAAAACAAGCCCAAGCCAATTCAATTAGGCGGCGAAAAACTATTAATCAACCGCATTGATGGAGAGGTGTTTTGTATTGCCGATACCTGCTTGCATCGTGGTGTGTCCTTCTCAGAAAAAATCGAATGTTACAGTAAAGACACTGTAACGTGCTGGTATCACGGATGGACCTATAATTTTAATGATGGCAAACTTTGCGATATTTTAACCGACCCAAATAGTCAAATGATTGGGACTCGTGCACTACAAACTTATCCTGTAGAAGAAGCAAAAGGGATGATGTTTGTGTTTCTAGGCGATGTCGCAGAAGGCGATGAACCGCCTGCGTTAGGCTTAGATTTACCACCCTGGTTTTTAGATGAAGACCGATATGTCATGGGGATAGGCCGTGAAATTGAATCTAACTGGCGCCTTGGTGCTGAAAACGGTTTCGACACAACACATATTTTTATTCATAAAGACTCATCTTATTTAACAGCACGCGATGCACCTATTCCACTTGGTTTTGCAACTGAGCAAAAATTAGAATTAGGCATTCACGACAAAGATGGAGCACCTAAAGGGGTCGTTGACCCATTAATGGGCAATTACCGACCTGTATTTGATGCAAATATCAAAGGTGAATCCGTTTTATCAAGTGTTCGCCCTGAAGGTGAGCATTCAACTATTTATCAAGTGTCGTTGTGGATGCCAGGCATTCTGACGGTAGAAAATCACCCTGAACCCGATATAACACAGGTTGAGTTTTATGTACCTATTGATGAAAAAAGACATATGTATTTTCAAATTCTGAGTAAAAAAGGGGTCACTGAGCCTGAGCAAATACACCGTTATAAAGAGGAATTCACGTCATTGCATGAACCGTTAGCGCTACGTGGTTTTAATGATGATGATATTTGGGCCAGAAAAGCATCTCAGGCATTTTATGATGATGATTATGGTTGGTTAGAAGAGCAGCTTTTTGAACCGGACCATAATTTAATCGCCTGGAGAAAACTGGCAAGTGAACATTGCCGTGGAATACAACGAGCACCTCGAACAGGGGCCGCTAGAGTAGTTGCACCAAAAAAAGAGTAA